The Gambusia affinis linkage group LG09, SWU_Gaff_1.0, whole genome shotgun sequence DNA window AAAGCTTGAATGGGAGGCTCCGAATCCGACTCTGAACCAGTACACATTGTTTTTAGCTGGACATTGACCAGAGTTTACAGAAGTCTTGGAGAGAAGAGAACAGTGGAGATTAACTGTGTCCCCCTCCTGGACTGATGTTGTCTCTGGAGTTTGTCTGACATGAGTCAGTGTTCGACTGTCATGATCTAGgatgcagtaaaaataaacagattgttAATAAAGACTATTATATGAAAATCTTTGATCTCTTTGAATAACAACAGAGCTTACCGTTTACAACCAAGTAGATCCCTGCAGCAAAACGCTTTACATATGCAGTCCCACTTTGACAGAAATAAGTTGCTTCATCCTCTTTACTGATATTCTTGATAGTAAGAGAGCACTGAGAATCCTCCGCTGTTAAACTAAACCGACTGTTGTTAAATTGTTCACTCAGTTTTTGTTCAGTCAAGCTTCCTGAAGCAACTG harbors:
- the LOC122837453 gene encoding uncharacterized protein LOC122837453 gives rise to the protein MIIKLTALILLTAATLIQTNEIPHQTPLELVEVGGNVTLHCPVPKTGRTFFYWYKQPLGHMLQTVASGSLTEQKLSEQFNNSRFSLTAEDSQCSLTIKNISKEDEATYFCQSGTAYVKRFAAGIYLVVNDHDSRTLTHVRQTPETTSVQEGDTVNLHCSLLSKTSVNSGQCPAKNNVYWFRVGFGASHSSFIYTNKNSCDAQQRSCVYRLSKTIQNSSDTGIYYCAVVTCGKVLFGEGTKVETSQTEN